The proteins below are encoded in one region of bacterium:
- a CDS encoding S8 family serine peptidase, translating to MKKSSPLHLLSLSLIVALVLPVAVMAAAPVPVPGRILITFEPGTTPVATPAIDGKAAGGLRTGMPALDAVLAGHRALALEPLFAGTSGAAKDAAMRREFARHYLLMHDDLGRDAEIMASLRALPFVTTVEQDLLLESHGTAYLPNDLTNQWHLRNMSAGGGDTRAVGGWSESLGDSNVVVAVLDSGVDWHHPDLGGPHPDKVNGALWTNWEEYYGTAMVDDDGNGFVDDIRGWDFVNVSSTLVMPGEDFTPADNDPMDFGGHGTLVSGCISPLTNNGVGVAAIAPGCKIMAIRIGFLQPDGNGVSYASLMASGFMYAANNDADIINLSYGTGFTTAFANAITAALNSGMVICVAAGNENDEVAGYLQGLSDDRILAVAATGSGDARASFSSYGTWVDVAAPGEGINTTAYHYTSGLSTYEATQGTSFSSPITAGACALIWSAHPEYTASQVAALIQSSADPIDAVNPGFEGKLGSGRVNLLKALGDNVHQYPQEFPSMFDAMNGAAAGDTVKVLGSAVVASPFTVFGKGLKVFGGYDASYTTRDLVGGHTLISGGSGVQLTFSGAITQTTEVDGFEITGGTGQNMSIIAPNTRCAGGVLVNLVSPILRNLKIHGNTVGSSSQLGCGGGVLLANSSALLENCEIFGNTGVYGAGVFASGGAPTFTNCTITDNVLVTSNASYPPRGGGFYAHGATPYLSGCTVSGHANADLGGGIYAGGAGVMSAMTVENCTISGNTAKTGGGGMYQTGGSLNADGTSFVGNDKTAASTFMFGGGLQATGGTLATLSNLVVSGNQAQVGGGIALVGCTDATLSNSVINGNSGIFWGGGVHYDNCPNSGITGNTVYGNTGGAGGGGAYVANCSPAISNNISAGNIGGASFGNGFALVGSSSAPTCNDVFGNQNSGWTGIADPTGTGGNIAVDPLFCDAAGGNFQLQSASLCRPENSGACGQIGALLGSCVASPVPGDDGALPLAFRVDQNFPNPFNPKTTIRFALPAAARTTVTIFDLAGRHVKTLLDEELGAQAHDVVWTGDDHAGQPVAAGVYFYEVNGGGHRAVGRMALVK from the coding sequence ATGAAGAAGTCGTCGCCCCTTCACTTGCTGTCGCTGAGCCTGATAGTGGCGCTGGTTCTGCCAGTGGCTGTTATGGCGGCCGCGCCGGTGCCCGTGCCCGGGCGCATCCTGATCACCTTCGAGCCCGGCACCACGCCGGTGGCGACGCCGGCGATCGACGGCAAGGCGGCCGGCGGCCTGCGCACCGGAATGCCGGCCCTGGACGCCGTGCTGGCCGGCCATCGCGCCCTCGCCCTCGAGCCGCTGTTTGCCGGCACGTCCGGCGCGGCCAAGGATGCGGCGATGCGGCGCGAGTTCGCGCGGCACTACCTGCTGATGCACGACGACCTCGGGCGCGATGCCGAAATCATGGCCTCGCTCCGGGCCCTGCCCTTTGTAACGACCGTCGAGCAGGACCTGCTTCTCGAATCGCATGGCACCGCCTACCTGCCGAACGACCTGACGAACCAGTGGCACCTGCGGAACATGTCGGCCGGCGGCGGCGACACGCGCGCCGTGGGCGGCTGGTCCGAATCGCTGGGCGACTCGAACGTGGTCGTCGCCGTGCTCGATTCCGGCGTGGACTGGCACCACCCCGACCTCGGCGGCCCGCACCCGGACAAGGTGAACGGCGCGCTGTGGACCAACTGGGAAGAGTACTACGGCACGGCGATGGTGGACGACGACGGCAACGGCTTCGTGGACGACATCCGCGGCTGGGACTTCGTGAACGTGTCCTCAACGCTGGTGATGCCCGGCGAGGACTTCACTCCCGCCGACAATGACCCCATGGATTTCGGCGGCCACGGCACGCTGGTGTCGGGCTGCATCTCGCCCTTGACCAACAACGGGGTCGGCGTCGCGGCGATCGCACCCGGCTGCAAGATCATGGCGATCCGCATCGGGTTCCTGCAGCCCGACGGCAATGGCGTCTCCTACGCGTCCTTGATGGCCTCAGGCTTCATGTACGCCGCCAATAACGATGCCGACATCATCAACCTGTCGTATGGCACGGGCTTCACGACCGCGTTCGCCAACGCGATCACCGCCGCGCTCAATTCCGGCATGGTGATCTGCGTGGCGGCGGGCAACGAGAACGACGAGGTGGCCGGCTACCTGCAGGGCTTGTCGGACGACCGCATCCTGGCCGTGGCCGCGACCGGCTCCGGCGATGCCAGGGCGTCGTTCTCGTCGTACGGCACCTGGGTCGACGTGGCGGCGCCGGGCGAGGGCATCAACACGACCGCCTACCACTACACGAGCGGCCTGAGCACCTACGAAGCGACGCAGGGCACCAGCTTCTCGAGCCCGATCACGGCCGGCGCCTGCGCGCTGATCTGGTCGGCGCATCCCGAGTACACCGCCTCGCAGGTGGCGGCCCTGATCCAGTCGAGCGCCGATCCCATCGATGCCGTCAATCCCGGCTTCGAGGGCAAGCTCGGCTCCGGCCGCGTGAACCTGCTGAAGGCGCTGGGCGACAACGTGCACCAGTACCCGCAGGAGTTCCCGTCGATGTTCGACGCCATGAACGGCGCCGCTGCCGGCGACACCGTCAAGGTGCTCGGCAGTGCCGTCGTCGCCAGCCCGTTCACCGTCTTCGGCAAGGGGCTGAAGGTCTTCGGCGGCTACGATGCCTCCTACACGACCCGCGATCTCGTCGGAGGCCACACGCTGATCAGCGGCGGCTCGGGCGTGCAGCTCACTTTCTCCGGAGCCATCACGCAGACAACCGAGGTGGACGGGTTCGAGATCACCGGCGGCACGGGCCAGAACATGTCGATCATCGCGCCGAACACGCGGTGCGCCGGCGGCGTCCTGGTCAACCTGGTGTCGCCGATCCTGCGCAACCTGAAGATCCACGGCAACACGGTGGGCAGCAGCAGCCAGCTCGGCTGCGGCGGCGGCGTGCTGCTGGCGAACTCCTCGGCTCTGCTCGAGAACTGCGAGATCTTCGGCAACACGGGCGTCTACGGCGCCGGTGTCTTCGCCAGCGGCGGCGCGCCGACGTTCACCAACTGCACCATCACGGACAACGTCCTGGTGACGAGCAACGCATCCTACCCGCCGCGCGGCGGCGGTTTCTATGCGCACGGCGCGACTCCGTACCTGAGCGGCTGCACGGTCAGTGGACATGCCAACGCCGATCTCGGCGGCGGCATCTATGCCGGCGGCGCCGGCGTCATGTCGGCAATGACCGTCGAGAACTGCACGATCTCCGGCAACACGGCCAAGACCGGCGGCGGCGGCATGTACCAGACGGGCGGCTCGCTGAACGCCGACGGCACGAGTTTCGTGGGCAACGACAAGACGGCCGCCTCGACCTTCATGTTTGGAGGCGGCCTGCAGGCCACCGGCGGCACCCTGGCAACGCTGTCCAACCTGGTCGTGAGCGGCAACCAGGCGCAGGTTGGCGGCGGCATCGCGCTGGTGGGTTGCACCGATGCCACGTTGTCGAACAGTGTGATCAACGGCAACTCGGGCATTTTCTGGGGCGGCGGCGTCCACTACGACAACTGCCCGAACAGCGGCATCACCGGCAACACCGTCTACGGCAACACGGGCGGCGCAGGCGGCGGCGGCGCGTACGTCGCCAACTGCTCGCCGGCCATCAGCAACAACATCTCGGCCGGCAATATCGGCGGGGCCTCGTTCGGCAACGGCTTTGCCCTGGTGGGCAGCTCGTCCGCGCCGACGTGCAACGACGTGTTCGGCAACCAGAACAGCGGCTGGACCGGCATCGCGGACCCGACTGGGACCGGCGGCAACATCGCGGTGGACCCGCTGTTCTGCGATGCGGCGGGCGGCAACTTCCAGCTGCAGTCCGCCTCGCTGTGCCGTCCCGAAAACAGCGGGGCGTGCGGGCAGATCGGTGCGCTGCTGGGCTCGTGTGTCGCTTCGCCCGTGCCGGGCGACGACGGCGCCCTGCCGCTGGCGTTCCGGGTCGACCAGAACTTCCCCAATCCCTTCAACCCGAAGACGACGATCCGCTTCGCGCTGCCGGCGGCCGCGCGGACGACGGTCACGATCTTCGACCTGGCGGGCCGCCACGTGAAGACGCTGCTGGACGAGGAACTCGGCGCCCAGGCGCACGACGTCGTCTGGACGGGCGACGACCATGCCGGGCAGCCGGTGGCCGCGGGCGTCTACTTCTACGAGGTCAACGGCGGCGGGCACCGTGCCGTCGGGCGCATGGCGCTGGTCAAGTAG
- the queF gene encoding NADPH-dependent 7-cyano-7-deazaguanine reductase QueF, translated as MASRPSRKLKTFPNPVPERDYEIEFECPEFTCLCPLTGQPDFARFVITYVPDRKCVELKSLKLYLWSFRDEGAFHEKVTNQILDDLVAATRPRRMDIRGEWFVRGGIATVVRVSHTGG; from the coding sequence ATGGCCAGCCGCCCGTCCCGGAAGCTGAAGACGTTTCCCAATCCGGTCCCCGAGCGGGACTACGAGATCGAGTTCGAGTGCCCGGAGTTCACCTGCCTGTGCCCGCTGACCGGCCAGCCCGACTTCGCGCGCTTCGTGATCACGTATGTCCCGGACCGCAAGTGCGTGGAGCTGAAGTCCCTGAAGCTGTACCTGTGGTCGTTCCGGGACGAGGGCGCCTTCCACGAGAAGGTCACGAACCAGATCCTCGATGACCTGGTCGCCGCCACGCGCCCGCGGCGGATGGACATCCGCGGCGAGTGGTTCGTGCGCGGTGGCATCGCCACCGTGGTGCGCGTCTCGCACACGGGCGGCTGA
- a CDS encoding T9SS type A sorting domain-containing protein: protein MIRRNDGSGLIETIPLDGSNDANVTLSVALADLNRVGLVVVNSGVTGDNKAFTLDVSRQLPPPTATLNAASVSKTMSTNTLGTETVDLSNTGVAGSQLVYSAYVMDQAPSAKALARLAPVKASPRNPAGKLEHAGPLAVAKYAGDCVFGNNDTGNIQGHYTTWWAGNESYATLINPADYTCSCNPGFNVRAIHMVLHLGPASAPQVRVSLATSGGECVGPGAILETSPTYDFSGFATEGYYDIEVPTNFACQDMDASYYLVFEFTNTAGPVGIPVDTTPQGCVNYNEWGEGWQDVVTGYGFAGDWLLWADIDCCGTPEPSSSVLTPNGGEVLTVGSSLQVDWSALVMTDVKVELSRDNGGSWETLAASTPNDGTETFVLAGPAAQDCLVRVGSTDGLVTDVSDAPFWIYQTVPWLTVAPTTGTLPQGTGQTLTLSFDTTGLADGGYNAWMVVLDNATSSPEVVPVDLTVESYVAGVGVPNVFALRGNAPNPFNPSTRVTFSLAKQGPAVIDVLDLQGRLVRTLLSDTVAAGERTVEWDGRDDAGRPVASGAYLARLRADGQVATHKMVLNK from the coding sequence GTGATCCGCCGCAACGACGGCAGCGGCCTGATCGAGACGATCCCGCTGGACGGCAGCAACGACGCCAACGTGACGCTGTCGGTGGCCCTGGCCGACCTCAACCGCGTGGGCCTGGTCGTCGTCAATTCCGGCGTCACCGGCGACAACAAGGCGTTCACGCTGGACGTCAGCCGCCAGCTGCCGCCCCCGACCGCGACATTGAATGCCGCCTCGGTCAGCAAGACGATGAGCACGAACACGCTGGGCACCGAGACCGTGGACCTGAGCAATACCGGCGTGGCCGGCTCGCAGCTCGTCTACTCGGCCTACGTGATGGACCAGGCGCCGTCGGCCAAGGCGCTGGCCAGGCTGGCCCCCGTCAAGGCCTCGCCGCGCAACCCCGCCGGCAAGCTGGAGCACGCCGGGCCGCTGGCCGTGGCGAAGTATGCCGGCGACTGCGTCTTCGGCAACAACGACACGGGCAACATCCAGGGTCACTACACCACCTGGTGGGCCGGCAACGAGTCGTACGCCACGCTGATCAACCCGGCCGACTACACCTGCAGCTGCAACCCGGGCTTCAACGTGCGCGCCATCCACATGGTGCTGCACCTGGGCCCGGCTTCGGCGCCGCAGGTGCGCGTGTCGCTGGCCACTTCCGGTGGCGAGTGCGTGGGCCCGGGCGCGATCCTCGAGACCTCGCCCACCTACGACTTCTCCGGCTTCGCCACCGAAGGCTACTACGACATCGAAGTGCCGACGAATTTTGCCTGCCAGGACATGGACGCCAGCTACTACCTGGTGTTCGAGTTCACGAACACGGCCGGCCCCGTGGGTATCCCCGTCGACACCACGCCGCAGGGCTGCGTGAACTACAACGAGTGGGGCGAAGGCTGGCAGGACGTGGTCACGGGCTACGGCTTCGCCGGCGACTGGCTGCTCTGGGCCGACATCGACTGCTGCGGCACGCCCGAGCCGAGTTCCTCGGTGCTCACGCCCAACGGCGGCGAAGTGCTGACCGTGGGCAGCAGCCTTCAGGTCGACTGGTCGGCGCTGGTCATGACCGACGTCAAGGTCGAGCTCAGCCGCGACAACGGCGGCAGCTGGGAGACGCTGGCGGCCTCGACGCCGAACGACGGCACCGAGACCTTCGTGCTGGCGGGCCCCGCCGCGCAGGACTGCCTGGTGCGCGTCGGCAGCACCGACGGTCTGGTCACCGACGTCAGCGACGCGCCGTTCTGGATCTACCAGACCGTGCCCTGGCTGACCGTGGCCCCGACCACCGGCACCCTGCCCCAGGGCACCGGCCAGACGCTGACCCTGTCGTTCGATACGACCGGGCTGGCCGACGGCGGCTACAACGCCTGGATGGTCGTGCTCGACAACGCGACATCGTCGCCGGAAGTCGTGCCCGTCGACCTGACCGTCGAGAGCTACGTCGCCGGTGTCGGCGTGCCGAACGTGTTCGCCCTGCGCGGCAACGCGCCGAACCCGTTCAACCCGTCCACCCGGGTCACGTTCAGCCTGGCCAAGCAGGGCCCGGCCGTGATCGACGTGCTGGACCTGCAGGGCCGCCTGGTGCGGACGCTGCTGTCCGACACCGTGGCGGCCGGTGAGCGGACCGTCGAGTGGGACGGTCGCGACGACGCCGGGCGTCCGGTGGCGTCGGGTGCGTACCTGGCGCGGCTGCGGGCTGATGGCCAGGTGGCGACTCATAAGATGGTGTTGAACAAGTAG
- a CDS encoding HDIG domain-containing protein: MSDLYARETTLALLHEHTLGDSLRRHGCAVEAAMRAAAVRVGADPVYWGAVGLLHDFDYERHPEAPDHPLKGAEILRARGYPEEFVRTIMSHVTQVGVPRENDCARWLYAVDELCGFCTACAMVQPDRKIAAVEVRSVIKKLKKKDFAAKVNREEIAEGAQELGLTQEEVIAHVLAALAGAADELGL, translated from the coding sequence ATGAGCGATCTGTATGCCCGCGAGACGACTCTGGCCCTGCTGCACGAACACACGCTGGGCGACAGCCTGCGCCGGCATGGCTGCGCCGTCGAGGCGGCCATGCGCGCAGCTGCCGTGCGCGTCGGGGCCGATCCCGTCTACTGGGGCGCTGTCGGCCTGCTGCACGACTTCGACTACGAACGCCATCCCGAGGCGCCGGACCACCCGCTGAAGGGCGCGGAGATCCTGCGCGCGCGCGGCTACCCCGAGGAGTTCGTGCGCACGATCATGTCGCACGTGACGCAGGTCGGCGTGCCGCGCGAGAACGACTGCGCGCGCTGGCTCTACGCGGTGGACGAGTTGTGCGGGTTCTGCACGGCCTGCGCGATGGTGCAGCCGGACAGGAAGATCGCCGCGGTCGAAGTGCGCTCGGTCATCAAGAAGCTGAAGAAGAAGGATTTCGCCGCCAAGGTGAATCGCGAGGAGATTGCCGAAGGCGCGCAGGAGCTGGGCTTGACGCAGGAAGAGGTCATCGCGCACGTGCTGGCGGCGCTGGCCGGCGCGGCGGACGAACTCGGATTGTGA
- a CDS encoding DUF3524 domain-containing protein has translation MKSREILFLEPWDDGSHRAFREGLLACSRHRFTVLSLPGRFWKWRMRAAAAWFADRLNEQPPAAGLILTTGFLNVADLRGLLRPPLDRLPVVLYMHENQLTYPLSPLEEFDFHFGFTNIISCLAADRVVFNSAWHRDLFLEAIPAFLNRMPEAVPKDVPARIRDRSEVIPVGLERLPLPKGHFPQYRGGRCAPEAGPRWPRGERPLLLWNHRWEFDKRPEMFAQALTALLDRGLDFEVALLGDPAGREEVFAPVAERLGARCRAFAWIPERRTYEAWLAAADIVVSCAAQEYFGVSVAEAIHAGAYAVLQRGQVYPSLYGPGCKGRHFYEDQAGLEELLAMLIAGDACGHVCGLDCLADQWTWSRVGPQLDALLAACDGKARR, from the coding sequence TTGAAATCACGCGAGATCCTGTTCCTCGAACCCTGGGATGACGGCTCGCACCGGGCCTTCCGCGAGGGCCTGCTGGCCTGCTCCCGGCATCGCTTCACCGTTCTTTCGCTCCCGGGCCGTTTCTGGAAATGGCGCATGCGGGCGGCCGCGGCCTGGTTCGCCGATCGCCTGAACGAGCAGCCGCCGGCCGCCGGGCTCATCCTGACCACCGGCTTCCTGAACGTGGCCGACCTGCGCGGCCTCCTGCGCCCGCCGCTGGATCGCCTGCCGGTCGTTCTCTACATGCACGAGAACCAGCTGACCTATCCGTTGAGCCCGCTCGAGGAGTTCGACTTCCACTTCGGGTTCACCAACATCATCAGCTGCCTCGCGGCCGATCGCGTGGTGTTCAATTCGGCCTGGCACCGCGACCTGTTCCTGGAGGCCATTCCGGCGTTCCTGAACCGCATGCCCGAAGCCGTGCCGAAGGATGTGCCGGCGCGCATCCGCGATCGCAGCGAGGTCATCCCCGTCGGGTTGGAGCGGCTACCGCTGCCGAAGGGACACTTTCCCCAGTACCGGGGCGGGCGCTGCGCGCCCGAGGCCGGGCCGCGCTGGCCGCGCGGCGAGCGGCCGCTGCTCCTGTGGAACCATCGCTGGGAGTTCGACAAGCGGCCGGAGATGTTCGCGCAGGCGCTTACGGCCCTGCTGGACCGCGGCCTCGATTTCGAGGTGGCGCTGCTCGGCGATCCGGCGGGGCGGGAAGAGGTGTTCGCGCCTGTGGCCGAGCGCCTCGGGGCGCGCTGCCGCGCCTTCGCCTGGATTCCCGAACGGCGCACCTACGAGGCGTGGCTGGCGGCAGCCGATATCGTGGTCAGTTGCGCGGCACAGGAGTACTTCGGCGTCTCCGTGGCCGAGGCCATCCACGCCGGCGCTTATGCCGTGCTGCAGCGCGGGCAGGTCTATCCATCGCTTTACGGCCCCGGCTGCAAGGGGCGTCACTTCTACGAGGACCAGGCGGGCCTGGAAGAGCTGCTGGCGATGCTGATCGCCGGCGATGCCTGCGGCCACGTCTGCGGGCTCGACTGCCTGGCTGACCAGTGGACCTGGTCGCGGGTGGGGCCGCAGCTCGACGCCCTGCTGGCAGCCTGCGACGGCAAGGCGCGCCGATAG
- a CDS encoding M48 family metallopeptidase, whose translation MKSPLSRTLLRGRTLRYSLRRNRRTRRPGLEVSRRDGLVVSIPWRAREEIVPELLHLWSDWLVKKLDEYDAWEGPCVREYATGTELLVLGRPRRLKLKALGPRERGYVAELEADHLVLHMAPERILDPRPVLEQYLRKLAREHLPGRTDYWGDRVGRWPKRVIIGERTTRWGSCSPSGTISYCYRLVMAPPEVIDGIVAHEVCHLRHLDHSRRFWGLLDEVCPQHVRGREWLNKHEDDLIL comes from the coding sequence GTGAAGAGTCCCCTTTCGCGAACGCTGTTGCGGGGGCGCACCCTGCGTTACAGCCTGCGCCGCAATCGGCGCACCCGACGGCCCGGCCTCGAAGTCAGCCGCCGCGACGGGCTGGTGGTCAGCATTCCCTGGCGCGCCCGCGAGGAGATCGTGCCGGAGCTGCTGCACCTGTGGTCGGACTGGCTGGTCAAGAAGCTCGACGAGTACGATGCGTGGGAGGGGCCGTGCGTGCGCGAGTACGCCACCGGCACGGAACTGCTCGTGCTCGGACGCCCCCGCCGGCTGAAGCTCAAGGCGCTCGGCCCGCGCGAGCGCGGCTATGTCGCCGAGCTCGAAGCCGACCACCTGGTACTCCACATGGCGCCCGAACGCATCCTCGATCCGCGCCCGGTCCTCGAGCAGTACCTGCGGAAGCTGGCGCGCGAGCACCTGCCGGGGCGTACCGACTACTGGGGCGATCGCGTGGGACGCTGGCCGAAGCGCGTGATCATCGGCGAGCGCACCACGCGCTGGGGCAGCTGTTCGCCGAGCGGCACCATATCCTATTGTTACCGTCTGGTGATGGCGCCGCCCGAGGTGATCGACGGCATCGTGGCCCACGAAGTCTGCCACCTGCGTCACCTGGACCACAGCCGGCGGTTCTGGGGACTGCTCGACGAAGTGTGTCCCCAGCATGTACGCGGCCGTGAGTGGTTGAACAAGCACGAGGACGACCTCATCCTTTAG
- a CDS encoding DUF1730 domain-containing protein, protein MNSGREPGAAPGAGLRLSAAELAARLAATCPEHHLDLAGAVALPCPLPHADRWRAYVAEGRHGGLEYLARDPEARLDPTARLDWATTLLVFAQRYTDGWPAADPDPSAGGPAGSADDPPWTARVARYARGLDYHDLLKRDITRAVATLGAAGAPPRARISVDTGPYLEREYAWLAGLGFLGRNTCLIHEKLGSGFFLGVALTDLVVDGLPEAGLPALEPLYAALPRRRHATPVAPVTRCGSCTRCVEACPTQAILPGGGLDAGRCLSTWTIEWRGQAPAGREAEQGGLLFGCDICQAVCPWNLRAAAAQRPGLPPPREGYAPLAAHAELTLRDIAGIDDDVFSALPPHAALAGAPGRLRRNAERVLANLDAATAGPLPPKEA, encoded by the coding sequence ATGAACAGCGGACGTGAACCGGGCGCAGCACCCGGCGCCGGGCTTCGGCTGAGCGCCGCGGAACTGGCAGCGCGCCTGGCCGCGACCTGTCCGGAACATCATCTGGACCTGGCCGGGGCGGTGGCGCTGCCCTGCCCGTTGCCGCACGCCGATCGCTGGCGCGCCTACGTGGCCGAGGGGCGGCATGGCGGCCTGGAGTATCTGGCGCGCGACCCCGAGGCGCGCCTGGACCCGACGGCTCGCCTCGACTGGGCCACGACGCTGCTCGTCTTCGCGCAGCGGTACACCGACGGCTGGCCGGCCGCCGATCCCGACCCCAGCGCCGGCGGCCCGGCGGGCAGCGCGGACGACCCGCCCTGGACCGCACGGGTGGCCCGGTACGCGCGCGGGCTCGACTACCACGACCTGCTGAAGCGCGACATCACCAGGGCCGTGGCGACGCTGGGAGCCGCTGGGGCGCCGCCGCGGGCACGCATCTCGGTTGACACCGGGCCCTACCTGGAGCGCGAGTACGCCTGGCTGGCCGGGCTCGGCTTCCTGGGGCGCAACACGTGCCTGATCCACGAGAAGCTGGGTTCCGGCTTCTTCCTCGGCGTGGCCCTGACCGACCTGGTCGTCGACGGCCTGCCGGAAGCCGGCCTGCCGGCCCTGGAGCCGCTGTACGCCGCCCTGCCGCGCCGTCGCCATGCGACCCCCGTGGCCCCGGTCACGCGCTGTGGAAGCTGTACGCGCTGCGTGGAGGCCTGCCCGACGCAGGCCATCCTGCCGGGGGGTGGCCTGGACGCGGGGCGCTGCCTCAGTACCTGGACCATCGAGTGGCGCGGCCAGGCGCCCGCCGGCCGCGAAGCCGAACAGGGCGGGCTGCTCTTCGGTTGCGACATCTGCCAGGCCGTGTGCCCCTGGAACCTGCGCGCGGCGGCGGCGCAGCGGCCGGGGTTGCCGCCGCCACGCGAAGGCTATGCGCCGCTGGCCGCCCATGCGGAGCTCACGTTGCGGGACATCGCCGGAATTGACGATGATGTCTTCAGCGCGCTTCCGCCGCACGCCGCTCTGGCGGGCGCACCCGGACGGCTGCGCCGCAACGCCGAGCGCGTGCTGGCGAACCTGGACGCAGCCACGGCCGGGCCTCTGCCCCCGAAGGAGGCCTGA
- a CDS encoding nitronate monooxygenase, whose translation MSRWPDTRLQSLFGCEHPIVQGGMICNSGAKLAAAVSNAGGLGLVGAGSMRPDLFREQLRKARALTARPYGVNIPLLYPHSPECIEIALAEGVRIFFTSAGSPKRFIGPLKDAGCVVAHVVAHPDLAAKCEQAGCDAVVCEGFEAGGHNGRDEITTLVLVPECVRAVGLPVIAAGGVATGAQVAAMLALGAAGVQVGSRFAVTQESSGHAAFKQAVVDAGPGDTQLVLKAHVPVRLLRNAFRDRVTALEAAGAGREQLEAELGHGRARRGMLEGDLDEGELEIGQVAGLIDDIPTAGEVMRRLVEDCERAVARLCAPGPGHEQRT comes from the coding sequence ATGTCCCGCTGGCCCGACACCCGCCTGCAGTCATTGTTCGGCTGCGAGCACCCCATCGTCCAGGGCGGCATGATCTGCAACTCGGGCGCGAAGCTCGCTGCCGCCGTCAGCAACGCCGGCGGCCTGGGCCTGGTCGGGGCCGGCAGCATGCGGCCGGACCTGTTCCGTGAACAACTGCGAAAGGCGCGCGCGTTGACCGCGCGCCCGTACGGCGTGAACATCCCGCTGCTCTATCCGCACAGTCCCGAGTGCATCGAGATCGCGCTGGCGGAAGGCGTCCGCATCTTCTTCACCAGCGCGGGCTCGCCGAAGAGGTTCATCGGCCCGCTCAAGGACGCCGGATGCGTCGTGGCCCATGTGGTGGCGCATCCCGACCTGGCCGCCAAGTGCGAGCAGGCCGGCTGCGACGCCGTGGTCTGTGAGGGCTTCGAGGCGGGCGGGCACAACGGGCGCGACGAGATCACGACCCTCGTGCTGGTGCCCGAGTGCGTGCGCGCGGTGGGTTTGCCGGTGATCGCCGCCGGCGGCGTCGCCACCGGTGCGCAGGTGGCCGCCATGCTGGCCCTCGGCGCCGCGGGCGTGCAGGTGGGCTCGCGCTTCGCCGTGACGCAGGAGTCGAGCGGCCATGCCGCCTTCAAGCAGGCCGTGGTCGACGCCGGCCCCGGCGATACGCAACTGGTGCTGAAGGCGCACGTGCCGGTGCGGTTGCTACGCAACGCATTCCGCGACCGCGTGACGGCGCTCGAGGCCGCGGGCGCCGGCCGCGAACAACTGGAAGCGGAGCTGGGCCATGGCCGCGCGCGCCGCGGCATGCTCGAAGGAGACCTGGACGAGGGTGAGCTTGAGATCGGCCAGGTGGCCGGCCTCATCGACGACATCCCCACCGCGGGCGAAGTGATGCGGCGGCTCGTGGAGGATTGCGAGCGCGCGGTCGCCCGCCTGTGCGCCCCGGGGCCAGGCCATGAACAGCGGACGTGA
- the amrS gene encoding AmmeMemoRadiSam system radical SAM enzyme, translating to MPAAAWWRPLPNGQAACDLCPVGCRLREGQAGPCGTRANRGGVMAPLHYGRIATAALDPIEKKPLYHFHPGRDILSVAAPGCNLHCRFCQNWTLSQQPDAPTRPAAPADLVAAARQQGSVGIAFTYSEPLVWYEFVRDTAIAARAAGLAVVLVTNGYLNEKPLAELLPLVDAANIDLKAMDDRFYRRVCKASLAPVLRAIEQFVAAGVHLELTNLVIPGHNDDEAAIEALVDFVACLGRPVPLHFSAYPPAWKLTAPATPRETLLRACEQARGRLDWVYTGNISSAAGRDSLCPACGTLLVDRVGYRGVSRLLPEATCPGCRAPQPFVI from the coding sequence ATGCCCGCCGCAGCCTGGTGGCGCCCGTTGCCCAACGGCCAGGCCGCGTGCGACCTGTGCCCGGTCGGCTGCCGCCTGCGCGAGGGGCAGGCCGGCCCCTGCGGCACGCGCGCGAACCGCGGCGGGGTGATGGCGCCGCTCCACTACGGGCGCATCGCGACCGCTGCCCTCGATCCCATCGAGAAGAAGCCGCTCTACCACTTCCATCCCGGCCGCGACATCCTTTCGGTAGCCGCTCCGGGCTGCAACCTGCACTGCCGGTTCTGTCAGAACTGGACGTTGAGCCAGCAGCCGGACGCGCCCACGCGCCCGGCGGCCCCCGCCGACCTGGTCGCGGCGGCCCGGCAGCAGGGATCCGTCGGCATCGCCTTCACCTACAGCGAGCCGCTGGTCTGGTATGAGTTCGTGCGCGACACGGCCATCGCCGCGCGCGCCGCCGGACTGGCCGTGGTCCTGGTCACCAACGGTTACCTGAACGAGAAGCCATTGGCCGAACTGTTGCCGCTGGTCGATGCGGCGAACATCGACCTCAAGGCGATGGACGACCGCTTCTACCGCCGCGTCTGCAAGGCCAGCCTGGCGCCGGTACTGCGGGCCATCGAGCAGTTCGTCGCGGCGGGCGTGCACCTCGAGCTGACGAACCTCGTCATTCCCGGCCACAACGACGACGAGGCAGCCATCGAGGCGCTGGTCGACTTCGTCGCCTGCCTCGGCCGCCCGGTGCCCCTGCACTTCTCCGCCTACCCCCCGGCCTGGAAGCTCACGGCACCCGCCACGCCGCGCGAAACCCTGCTGCGGGCCTGCGAACAGGCGCGCGGGCGCCTGGACTGGGTCTACACCGGCAACATCAGCAGTGCCGCCGGCCGCGACTCCCTCTGCCCCGCCTGCGGCACCCTGCTCGTCGATCGCGTCGGCTACCGCGGCGTCTCCCGCCTCCTGCCCGAAGCCACCTGCCCCGGCTGCCGCGCCCCGCAACCTTTCGTGATCTGA